Proteins encoded together in one Bactrocera neohumeralis isolate Rockhampton chromosome 4, APGP_CSIRO_Bneo_wtdbg2-racon-allhic-juicebox.fasta_v2, whole genome shotgun sequence window:
- the LOC126756754 gene encoding LOW QUALITY PROTEIN: protein lifeguard 1 (The sequence of the model RefSeq protein was modified relative to this genomic sequence to represent the inferred CDS: deleted 1 base in 1 codon), which translates to MYEYGDNSGVNAQNANTMVPNVMFDNTVPELGKMQVQEGGNYHFNTQVRSKNNKFIGNGMDVGGNVYIEPRADGGPQQTMPIYAIDASVQQFEIPDPILRRTFARKVFITLVLQHVLQLPVIEIFILFFDPISHSAIQGVRGIMFCLLIAMYFFSDMRRYPPVNVIAFATVTFLLAVEAGVLATWLNSQLAIFPHLIGIVQLLSIVAYSEQTRYKFTVINAILLVLLISLAGHYLIEIVFSSFSLNAIAYALLSLTTYRAAYIVYDMHLMLSGHHGYNLQPHEYIFAATNIYADMPNLLWRIIKFFLVTPLIIMYRFLVGCCTAEVC; encoded by the exons atGTATGAATATGGTGATAATTCAGGTGTAAATGCACAAAATGCAAACACAATGGTGCCGAACGTTATGTTTGATAATACAGTGCCGGAATTGGGCAAGATGCAGGTGCAGGAAGGAGGTAATTATCATTTCAACACACAG GTTCgctctaaaaataataaatttataggtAATGGTATGGATGTGGGTGGCAATGTCTATATTGAACCTAGAGCAGATGGCGGTCCGCAGCAAACTATGCCAATATATGCGATTGATGCCAGTGTGCAGCAGTTCGAAATACCTGATCCAATCCTGCGACGCACTTTTGCACGTAAGGTGTTCATCACCCTCGTA TTGCAACATGTATTACAACTGCCGGTGattgaaattttcatactcTTCTTTGATCCAATTTCTCATTCTGCTATACAAGGAGTACGAGGCATCATGTTTTGCTTACTTATTGCAATGTATTTTTTTAGTGACATGCGTCGTTATCCACCCGTGAATGTAATTGCGTTTGCTACAGTGACTTTTTTACTAGCCGTAGAGGCCGGTGTCTTGGCAACTTGGCTAAATTCACAATTg GCAATATTCCCTCATCTGATAGGAATTGTACAACTTTTAAGCATAGTGGCTTATTCGGAACAAACTCGTTATAAATTTACAGTTATAAATGCCATTTTATTAGTTCTGCTAATATCATTGGCTGGCCACTATTTGATAGAGATTGTATTTTCCTCATTTTCATTGAACGCCATTGCATACGCTCTACTCTCACTAACAACCTATCGCGCTGCATATATCGTTTACGATATGCACCTCATGTTGAGTGGACATCATGGTTACAATCTTCAACCACATGAGTATATATTCGCAGCTACAAATATTTACGCCGACATGCCAAATCTTTTATGGCGaataatcaaatttttcttGGTAACACCTTTGATCATAATGTACCGTTTTCTTGTAGGCTGTTGTACTGCCGAAGTGTGTTAA